One window of Nocardia sp. NBC_00508 genomic DNA carries:
- a CDS encoding amino acid adenylation domain-containing protein, translated as MPESTHAPQIEDVLALSPLQEGLFSLARLAGEGDLYAVQFVLEITGPLDAALLHRSADAILRRHPNLRASFWDQDLPRPVQIVPTAAELPWVERSAAPTELEEIIAAQARRPFDLARGPLLRMLLVTLPDDTRRLIITAHHILLDGWSLGVFFRELYGLYETGAQADALPGPRPYRDYIGWLAARDTGAAIHSWTEYLASVDPLILADRTDGAVNTTVPEIHTLTLDVADTDRLTAWARTNGLTMNTVVQYAWAVLLGRLTDRADVVFGTTVSGRPDELTGVETMIGLFINTIPIRIRLDDSKSGVEAMLAWQRESAAMRDLAYVSLSSIQRAVGAGTLFDTLFVFENAPMSDVLRPTVTADGTRFRPITSESLTHYPLAVTSFVYQGQLVVVVEEVAAALGALSGHDIGDRLLSVLRQLPEVGERGQDAFDILLPGEQPQPPADPATDVRGHDVPELFARRVAATPEAVALSTTDESLTYRQLSDAAGRLSGVLTAHGVGPEDVVALAMPRSARSIVAILAVLSAGAAYVPVDIDLPAARIESILRQARPRLILRDSAQPGALYDIADLPQTLVLDTLSEDLPVATPVAGSPDRCAYLIFTSGSTGEPKGVMGTHASLVSYFADHRDRVYRPAVARLGRALRIAHAWSLSFDASWQPLIGLLDGHAIHLFDAEEMRDASRLVDGIVRQGLDMIDTTPSMFTQLAAAGLVQAGRTPLSVLALGGEAIGVPLWKQLCALPGTAVHNCYGPTETTVEAVVAAVTEAHAEPTIGLPVTGMAGYVLDSRLQAMPPGVVGELYLSGAQLTRGYVGKPGITADRFVADPFRAGARMYRTGDLVRRLPSGALAYLGRADDQVKIRGYRIEIGDIETALLALPGVRAAAVVVVRRAGGPSLVACAVGDGLVAAQLRAALAEQLPGYMVPHRILVVEQLPVTSNGKLDTTRIASLAEDTAAGAGAASAPARTATERGLCAAVAELSGGTVPGIDDDLVSLGVDSIVAITLVNRLRREGKSISPKLVLTASTIRELAARIDAGADRVRESTSAGYGAVDPTPIVSWMHEYGGYRRLVLSNLLELPADIDQDGLTAVLQALLDGHDMLRARFADTPGGYELHTREPGTVRADQILSRVDEGADFEATLAAHGHAVVDEIDPFTGDLVRAVWFVRSGAPDVLLLTIHHLAIDPVSWHIVSADLAAGWAEIVAGRTPTAAVEHTGYRQWARLLNERAGTAEVSAQRDYWMRQVSAPDPVLGARMPDPRSDTWASYRVRPVPATAETTAAILDGIGGGAGVREFLLTALTMTVSSWRAERGQDAAAGACIALEGHGREDTVLGADADSAHTVGWFTTIVPARLGVGADGVDVATALADPARAAALLETITTHLAELPNGGVDYGVLRYLDEAPELVDAPQPQVLFDYLGRFDLSGAGRPWAPIPELALHECLPLVAEPDFPLRYALDVISAVRATAAGPQLVTMLRWSEAVFTAAEVDRLAELWHDAVAALERAVSAVALGAD; from the coding sequence ATGCCGGAAAGTACGCACGCGCCGCAGATCGAGGACGTGCTCGCGTTGAGCCCGTTGCAGGAGGGCCTCTTCTCGCTGGCCAGGCTGGCCGGGGAGGGCGATCTCTACGCCGTGCAGTTCGTGCTGGAGATCACCGGACCGCTCGATGCCGCGCTGCTGCACCGTAGCGCCGATGCGATCCTGCGGCGACACCCCAATCTGAGGGCCTCCTTCTGGGACCAGGATCTGCCGCGGCCGGTCCAGATCGTGCCGACCGCCGCGGAGCTGCCGTGGGTGGAACGCAGTGCCGCGCCCACCGAACTCGAGGAGATCATCGCGGCGCAAGCGCGCCGTCCCTTCGACCTGGCTCGTGGCCCTCTGCTGCGGATGCTGCTGGTGACCCTCCCGGACGACACCCGGCGGCTGATCATCACGGCGCACCACATTCTGCTGGACGGGTGGTCGCTCGGCGTCTTCTTCCGCGAGCTCTATGGCTTGTACGAGACCGGTGCGCAGGCCGACGCCCTTCCCGGGCCCCGCCCGTACCGGGACTACATCGGCTGGCTGGCCGCGCGCGACACAGGGGCGGCGATCCACAGCTGGACCGAATACCTGGCAAGTGTCGACCCTCTCATCCTCGCCGACCGCACCGACGGTGCCGTGAACACAACCGTTCCGGAGATCCACACGCTAACGCTGGACGTCGCCGACACCGACCGGCTGACCGCTTGGGCGCGTACCAACGGCCTCACCATGAACACCGTCGTGCAGTACGCCTGGGCGGTGCTGCTCGGCAGGTTGACCGACCGGGCGGACGTGGTCTTCGGCACCACCGTTTCCGGTCGCCCGGACGAACTGACCGGCGTGGAAACCATGATCGGGTTGTTCATCAACACGATCCCGATCCGGATTCGCTTGGACGACAGCAAGTCCGGGGTCGAGGCCATGCTCGCCTGGCAGCGGGAGTCCGCTGCCATGCGAGATCTGGCTTATGTCAGCCTTTCCTCGATTCAACGGGCAGTGGGCGCGGGCACGCTGTTCGACACGCTCTTCGTGTTCGAGAACGCGCCGATGAGCGACGTACTGCGACCCACGGTCACCGCGGACGGCACGCGATTCCGGCCGATCACCTCGGAGAGCCTCACCCACTACCCGCTGGCGGTGACGTCGTTCGTCTATCAGGGGCAGCTCGTCGTGGTGGTCGAGGAGGTGGCGGCCGCACTCGGTGCGTTGTCCGGCCACGATATCGGCGACCGGCTGCTCTCGGTGCTGCGCCAACTGCCCGAGGTCGGCGAGCGTGGGCAGGACGCCTTCGACATCCTGCTGCCGGGCGAGCAGCCACAACCGCCCGCCGACCCAGCGACGGACGTGCGTGGACACGACGTGCCGGAACTGTTCGCCCGTCGAGTCGCGGCCACCCCGGAAGCCGTCGCTCTGAGCACCACGGACGAAAGCCTCACCTACCGCCAATTATCCGATGCGGCCGGGCGATTATCCGGCGTGCTGACCGCACACGGGGTCGGCCCCGAGGATGTCGTCGCGCTGGCCATGCCGAGGTCCGCGCGGTCGATCGTGGCGATTCTCGCCGTGCTTTCCGCGGGCGCCGCCTACGTTCCGGTGGATATCGATCTGCCCGCCGCACGCATCGAATCCATTCTCCGGCAGGCACGGCCACGGTTGATCCTGCGAGACTCCGCGCAGCCGGGCGCGCTCTACGACATCGCCGATCTACCGCAGACGCTGGTGTTGGACACACTGTCGGAAGACCTGCCGGTCGCCACGCCGGTGGCGGGTTCGCCGGACCGATGCGCTTACTTGATCTTCACGTCGGGATCGACCGGAGAGCCGAAGGGCGTCATGGGTACCCATGCGTCTTTGGTGAGTTATTTCGCCGACCACCGCGATCGGGTCTACCGGCCCGCTGTCGCCCGGCTCGGCAGAGCACTGCGCATCGCGCATGCCTGGTCGTTGAGCTTCGACGCCTCCTGGCAGCCGCTGATCGGCCTGCTGGACGGCCACGCGATCCACCTGTTCGACGCCGAGGAGATGCGCGACGCCAGTCGGCTGGTCGACGGCATCGTGCGCCAAGGGTTGGACATGATCGATACGACGCCGTCGATGTTCACCCAGCTGGCGGCGGCAGGCCTGGTTCAGGCGGGCCGGACGCCGCTGTCGGTCCTGGCGCTCGGCGGGGAGGCGATCGGCGTACCGCTGTGGAAACAGCTGTGCGCCTTGCCCGGTACCGCGGTGCACAACTGCTATGGGCCGACGGAGACCACGGTCGAGGCGGTGGTGGCCGCCGTGACGGAGGCCCACGCGGAACCGACGATCGGCCTGCCGGTTACCGGGATGGCGGGCTACGTGCTCGATTCGCGCCTGCAGGCGATGCCGCCCGGTGTCGTGGGAGAGCTATACCTGTCCGGCGCCCAGCTGACGCGCGGATACGTCGGCAAGCCCGGAATCACCGCCGATCGATTCGTCGCGGATCCGTTCCGCGCGGGTGCGCGAATGTATCGCACCGGAGACCTCGTGCGGCGCTTGCCTTCCGGTGCTCTCGCCTACCTCGGCCGCGCAGACGACCAGGTAAAGATCCGGGGCTATCGGATCGAGATCGGCGATATCGAGACCGCCTTGCTCGCGCTTCCCGGCGTGCGGGCGGCTGCGGTTGTCGTGGTACGCCGCGCCGGCGGTCCCAGCCTGGTCGCCTGCGCGGTAGGTGACGGTCTGGTCGCCGCGCAGCTGCGCGCGGCGCTGGCCGAGCAGCTGCCCGGCTATATGGTGCCGCACCGGATTCTTGTCGTCGAGCAACTGCCGGTGACCAGCAACGGAAAGCTCGACACCACACGGATCGCGTCGCTCGCCGAGGACACGGCTGCCGGCGCCGGGGCAGCCTCGGCGCCGGCACGCACCGCTACCGAACGCGGCTTGTGCGCCGCTGTCGCCGAGCTGTCCGGCGGCACCGTTCCCGGCATCGATGACGACCTGGTCAGCCTCGGTGTCGACAGCATCGTGGCGATCACGCTGGTGAATCGGCTACGGCGAGAAGGCAAGTCGATCAGCCCGAAGCTGGTCCTCACCGCGTCGACGATCCGGGAGCTCGCCGCACGGATCGATGCGGGCGCGGATCGCGTACGAGAGTCGACCTCGGCGGGTTACGGCGCGGTGGATCCGACTCCGATCGTGTCGTGGATGCACGAGTACGGGGGCTATCGCAGGCTGGTACTGAGCAACCTGCTCGAGCTACCCGCCGACATAGATCAGGACGGGCTGACCGCTGTGCTGCAGGCGTTGCTCGATGGACACGACATGCTGCGGGCCCGGTTCGCCGACACCCCAGGGGGATACGAGCTCCACACGCGCGAGCCGGGCACCGTGCGTGCCGACCAGATCCTCTCCCGGGTCGACGAAGGAGCCGACTTCGAGGCGACACTGGCCGCCCACGGCCATGCGGTGGTCGACGAGATCGACCCGTTCACCGGCGATCTGGTGCGCGCGGTGTGGTTCGTCAGGTCCGGTGCCCCCGACGTGCTGCTGCTCACCATCCACCACCTGGCCATCGACCCGGTCTCCTGGCACATCGTCTCCGCCGATCTCGCCGCAGGCTGGGCCGAGATCGTCGCGGGACGCACGCCGACCGCGGCGGTGGAGCACACCGGCTACCGGCAGTGGGCGAGGCTGCTGAACGAACGTGCGGGCACCGCGGAGGTTTCGGCGCAGCGCGACTACTGGATGCGCCAGGTCTCCGCGCCGGATCCTGTCCTGGGCGCCCGGATGCCCGACCCCAGGTCGGACACCTGGGCTTCCTATCGGGTGCGCCCGGTGCCCGCTACCGCCGAGACGACCGCGGCGATCCTGGACGGCATCGGTGGTGGCGCGGGGGTGCGCGAGTTCCTGCTCACCGCGCTGACCATGACAGTGTCGAGCTGGCGCGCGGAGCGCGGCCAGGATGCCGCCGCGGGCGCCTGTATCGCGCTGGAAGGACACGGTAGAGAGGACACGGTCCTCGGTGCCGATGCCGACTCCGCCCACACGGTGGGCTGGTTCACCACTATCGTGCCCGCCCGGCTCGGCGTTGGTGCCGACGGCGTGGATGTGGCCACGGCACTGGCCGATCCAGCTCGTGCCGCCGCGCTGCTGGAGACCATCACGACACACCTGGCCGAGCTGCCGAACGGCGGCGTGGACTACGGCGTGCTGCGCTACCTCGACGAGGCACCGGAACTGGTCGATGCGCCCCAGCCGCAGGTGCTCTTCGATTACCTGGGTCGTTTCGATCTGTCCGGCGCCGGACGTCCGTGGGCGCCGATCCCGGAACTCGCGCTGCACGAATGCCTTCCACTCGTCGCGGAGCCCGACTTCCCGCTGCGCTACGCGCTCGACGTCATCTCGGCGGTGCGGGCCACCGCGGCCGGTCCGCAGCTGGTCACCATGCTGCGCTGGAGCGAGGCGGTATTCACCGCCGCGGAGGTGGACCGGCTCGCCGAGCTTTGGCACGACGCCGTCGCGGCACTCGAGCGTGCGGTGTCCGCGGTCGCCCTCGGCGCCGACTGA
- the nbtC gene encoding nocobactin polyketide synthase NbtC, translating to MSDYRLPDGTVPVLLSSDTATGLRAEAAAILAYLAGRPRVTPDRVADMLLRTRSPRRYRALAMVTDQAELLDALRAVVDAAAHEAVVGSNGPATSRRIGFVFPGQGSQHPGMGRLYYDLSPVYRAAVDECSALYEERHGHLGPVHYLLGDAGDYADTLVELQPARMFHMLGLAAMWQAVGVHPAATVGHSQGELAACVVAGTMPLRDAVLVVAHRAAIIEQVASGDYAMAVLGTDREHCEALLARHSGWAEVAVVNSPQLVAVAGERATIGDLVASATEQGRFAKAIEVSFPAHTSVMTRLRAEFERALVDELADATFRSSEITCYGATLGNAVTPELSQREYWYWNMRNRVRFDCAVTAAAQQVDTFVEIAEHPTLQLVLQDNLALVESEPGPSSRDFRVVGTSLRTATGLGEFTRNLAEVAVHDLNYPWDCLRIASSGGTPALPLRDFPSTVLNPKKLWASYRSAQLDPAPEDEAAPTRLVEEWTRLAQRSPAEPRRVLLTGHDERSAELAAALAARAARYGAEISDGDAAAETDAVMVLLPTSPATDQQEAVGELTEFAATMQRLPGFARGVTECWLVTTGAEAVGPDEIPASGHAAAAAAFRSLGLEHLGVAFRHVDLPGDAAAQDPRVLADRIIDAIHVADEPELAVRDGKLYVKRLVAEEDRGTATTPDLREVLILGGTGHVGLRFCEQLCRAGAGRITLVNRAGETPALTERLRAIRALGPAEIAVVACDITDSTAVAELAARYAERPVRVLVHAAVDYVWTELDSAAVAAATAAKVRGLDEVLRTVPLAEDCTVLLCSSFAATLGGRGQALYAGANRMLDALAVRLRAERRDCVAVQWGLWELPEQAELHSRVAGAGLLPMAPAAAVAAGFANRDRNSIVLSADWTRLRQIAETTGMARVFPEIAPPPGSSAPASPAVSVQTAVPAAAVSAPVTVDLAQIVRRELDRVMGGDGTEEIDGSIPLVALGIDSLQAVDLRTAIKAALDRDVSAAAILRGASLDDVVLLVSENQG from the coding sequence ATGTCTGACTATCGTCTGCCCGACGGCACCGTCCCGGTGCTGCTGTCGTCGGATACCGCGACCGGACTACGCGCCGAGGCCGCGGCGATCCTGGCCTATCTGGCCGGCCGGCCGCGCGTGACTCCCGATCGTGTGGCTGACATGCTGCTGCGCACACGGTCTCCGCGCCGATACCGCGCGCTAGCGATGGTGACCGACCAGGCGGAATTGCTGGACGCGTTGCGGGCCGTGGTGGACGCCGCAGCACATGAGGCGGTGGTGGGCTCGAACGGTCCGGCCACCTCCCGCCGGATCGGATTCGTCTTTCCCGGCCAGGGCAGCCAGCATCCCGGTATGGGCCGGCTGTACTACGACCTGTCGCCGGTCTACCGGGCCGCGGTGGACGAATGCTCCGCGCTGTACGAAGAGCGCCACGGACACCTCGGACCGGTGCATTACCTACTCGGCGACGCAGGGGATTACGCCGACACGTTGGTGGAACTCCAGCCCGCCAGGATGTTCCACATGCTCGGCCTCGCCGCGATGTGGCAGGCGGTCGGCGTACACCCGGCCGCGACGGTCGGGCACAGCCAAGGCGAGCTCGCGGCCTGTGTGGTCGCGGGAACGATGCCACTGCGCGACGCCGTGCTCGTGGTCGCGCATCGGGCGGCGATCATCGAACAGGTCGCATCGGGCGACTACGCGATGGCGGTGCTGGGCACTGACCGCGAGCATTGCGAGGCGCTGCTGGCTCGCCATTCGGGTTGGGCCGAGGTGGCCGTGGTCAACTCGCCGCAACTGGTTGCCGTGGCGGGGGAGCGTGCCACGATCGGCGACTTGGTCGCGAGTGCGACCGAACAGGGTCGCTTCGCCAAGGCGATCGAGGTTTCCTTTCCCGCACACACCTCTGTGATGACCCGGCTGCGAGCGGAATTCGAGCGGGCACTGGTCGATGAGCTGGCGGACGCCACCTTCCGGTCGAGTGAGATCACCTGCTACGGAGCGACTCTCGGGAATGCGGTCACACCGGAGTTGTCCCAGCGGGAGTACTGGTACTGGAACATGCGCAATCGAGTCCGGTTCGATTGCGCGGTTACAGCGGCGGCGCAACAGGTGGACACCTTCGTGGAGATTGCCGAGCACCCGACACTGCAATTGGTGCTTCAGGACAATCTGGCGCTGGTCGAGTCGGAGCCCGGACCGAGTTCGCGTGACTTCCGCGTGGTCGGCACATCGCTGCGCACCGCCACCGGGCTGGGCGAGTTCACTCGTAATCTCGCCGAGGTCGCGGTGCACGATCTGAACTACCCATGGGATTGCCTGCGTATCGCGTCGTCGGGAGGGACTCCGGCGTTGCCGCTGCGTGATTTCCCGTCGACGGTGCTGAACCCGAAGAAGTTGTGGGCGTCGTATCGGTCGGCCCAGCTGGATCCGGCGCCGGAGGACGAAGCCGCGCCGACGCGTCTGGTCGAGGAATGGACCAGGTTGGCGCAGCGCTCGCCCGCCGAGCCGCGTCGGGTGCTGCTCACGGGGCACGACGAGCGCAGCGCGGAGTTGGCCGCGGCCCTGGCTGCCCGGGCCGCGCGCTACGGTGCCGAGATCTCGGACGGGGACGCCGCCGCGGAGACCGATGCCGTTATGGTGCTGCTGCCGACCAGTCCCGCGACGGACCAGCAGGAGGCCGTCGGCGAACTCACCGAGTTCGCGGCGACGATGCAGCGCCTGCCCGGCTTCGCCCGCGGCGTCACCGAATGCTGGCTGGTGACAACGGGAGCCGAGGCGGTGGGACCGGACGAGATCCCCGCCTCCGGCCATGCCGCCGCGGCGGCGGCGTTCCGATCGCTCGGCCTCGAGCATCTCGGTGTCGCGTTCCGGCACGTAGATCTCCCCGGGGACGCCGCGGCGCAGGATCCTCGGGTACTGGCGGACAGGATCATCGACGCGATCCATGTCGCGGACGAGCCCGAACTCGCAGTGCGCGACGGCAAGCTGTACGTCAAGCGCCTCGTCGCCGAGGAGGACCGTGGAACGGCGACCACACCGGATCTTCGAGAGGTCCTGATCCTCGGGGGCACCGGTCATGTCGGTCTGCGGTTCTGCGAGCAGCTCTGCCGCGCCGGTGCGGGCCGCATCACACTGGTGAACCGCGCGGGCGAAACACCGGCGTTGACCGAACGGCTGCGTGCGATCCGCGCGCTGGGCCCGGCCGAGATCGCCGTGGTTGCCTGCGATATCACCGATTCGACCGCGGTGGCGGAGTTGGCGGCGCGCTACGCCGAACGGCCGGTTCGCGTCCTGGTGCACGCGGCGGTCGATTACGTATGGACCGAATTGGATTCGGCGGCCGTAGCCGCCGCGACAGCCGCGAAGGTGCGTGGGCTCGACGAGGTGCTGCGCACTGTGCCGCTGGCCGAGGACTGCACGGTTCTGCTGTGCTCTTCGTTCGCGGCGACCCTCGGCGGCCGCGGGCAGGCGCTGTACGCGGGCGCCAATCGCATGCTCGACGCCCTCGCCGTGCGACTGCGTGCCGAGCGGCGCGACTGTGTCGCGGTGCAGTGGGGACTGTGGGAGCTGCCCGAGCAGGCCGAGCTGCACAGCCGCGTCGCCGGAGCCGGTCTGCTGCCGATGGCGCCCGCGGCGGCCGTGGCCGCAGGTTTCGCGAATCGCGACCGCAACAGCATTGTGCTTTCGGCGGATTGGACGCGATTGCGCCAGATTGCCGAGACAACCGGCATGGCGAGGGTTTTCCCGGAAATCGCGCCGCCACCTGGGTCTTCGGCGCCCGCCTCGCCCGCTGTCTCGGTGCAGACCGCCGTCCCTGCCGCCGCGGTATCGGCGCCGGTGACGGTGGATCTCGCACAGATCGTGCGCCGCGAACTCGACCGGGTGATGGGCGGCGACGGCACCGAGGAGATCGACGGCTCGATCCCGCTGGTGGCGCTCGGCATCGACTCGCTGCAAGCGGTGGACCTGCGTACCGCGATCAAGGCCGCCCTGGATCGCGACGTTTCGGCGGCGGCGATTCTGCGCGGTGCGTCGCTCGACGACGTGGTGCTGCTCGTGTCCGAGAACCAAGGCTGA
- a CDS encoding beta-ketoacyl [acyl carrier protein] synthase domain-containing protein, which translates to MAGSVIGGEDPVVIVGMAVEAPGGIDSPRSYWSALAESRELIGPLPRDREWPLARLRALGRTPGWSDIPDAGGFLSTAAEFDPAFFGITPREAIAMDPQQRVAMRVAWRAVEDAGLNPAALDGDGAGCWMGVSVLEYGPRMADVSDHSGFRLTGSALGAVAGRISHSLGLLGPSISVDTTCAGSLTAVHQAAVAIRAGDCDWALAGGICVMGSPGMFIEFSKNNALSSDGHCRPYSADSSGTLWGEGAGVIVLERESRARSLGHRIYGRLLGSRVNHNGKGAPLAVPSTAAQERLIRDALSVAGIPAELVGLVEGHGTGTPVGDPAELAALIKTYGSPTRTDGGAKLGSVKSNIGHAQAASGILGLIKVLLCGAHGHIAPSLWSDNPTEAVDWNATSLRLATKFEPWEPVDGVRYGAVSSFGVIGTNAHAVLAMPVLEEDVDV; encoded by the coding sequence ATGGCAGGATCTGTTATCGGGGGTGAAGACCCCGTCGTCATTGTCGGAATGGCGGTGGAGGCTCCGGGGGGAATCGATAGTCCGCGTTCGTACTGGTCGGCGCTGGCCGAATCACGAGAACTCATCGGGCCGTTGCCTCGGGACCGGGAATGGCCGCTGGCGCGGCTGCGTGCCCTCGGTCGCACACCGGGCTGGTCCGATATCCCTGATGCAGGCGGATTCCTGAGCACAGCGGCGGAATTCGATCCGGCCTTCTTCGGGATCACTCCTCGCGAAGCGATAGCCATGGATCCGCAGCAGCGGGTTGCGATGCGCGTCGCGTGGCGCGCGGTGGAGGATGCCGGGCTCAATCCTGCCGCGCTGGACGGCGACGGTGCAGGTTGCTGGATGGGTGTCTCGGTGCTGGAGTACGGCCCGCGGATGGCGGACGTCAGTGACCACAGCGGATTCCGGCTGACCGGGTCGGCGCTCGGCGCGGTGGCGGGGCGGATATCGCACAGTCTCGGACTGCTCGGCCCCTCGATCAGCGTCGATACGACTTGTGCCGGCTCGCTGACCGCGGTGCATCAGGCCGCGGTGGCCATCCGGGCGGGCGATTGCGACTGGGCACTGGCCGGTGGTATCTGCGTGATGGGTTCGCCGGGCATGTTCATCGAGTTCTCCAAGAACAATGCCCTGTCCAGCGACGGCCACTGTCGTCCCTACTCCGCCGACAGCAGCGGGACGCTGTGGGGTGAGGGCGCGGGAGTGATCGTGCTGGAACGGGAGTCGAGGGCGCGCAGCCTGGGGCATCGAATCTACGGGCGCCTGCTCGGCTCCCGGGTCAACCACAACGGCAAGGGCGCGCCACTGGCCGTCCCGAGCACGGCAGCCCAGGAACGCCTGATTCGGGACGCGCTGTCCGTCGCGGGCATTCCGGCCGAGCTGGTCGGCTTGGTCGAAGGCCACGGTACCGGCACGCCGGTCGGTGATCCCGCCGAACTCGCGGCGTTGATCAAGACCTACGGTTCGCCGACTCGGACCGATGGTGGTGCGAAGCTCGGATCGGTCAAGTCGAATATCGGGCACGCGCAGGCGGCTTCGGGCATTCTCGGCTTGATCAAAGTGCTGCTGTGCGGTGCGCACGGCCACATAGCGCCGAGCCTGTGGTCGGACAATCCGACCGAGGCGGTCGACTGGAACGCGACCAGCCTTCGGCTGGCGACGAAATTCGAGCCGTGGGAGCCGGTAGACGGTGTCCGCTATGGAGCGGTGTCGTCCTTCGGCGTCATCGGTACCAATGCACACGCGGTTCTTGCCATGCCGGTCCTCGAGGAGGACGTCGATGTCTGA
- a CDS encoding thioesterase II family protein: MSKTPGWIRKFHKPAAETLPPLVLFPHAGSGASTYRTFSKRLSADFDVLLVQYPGRQDRAAEPMATSIAELAEGALAAFLESPHRPDVPITVFGHSMGAVVAFEFVRRAESVGIEVGVLGVSSAVAPPLVVDQPPHPSEDEALLDRLAALDGTGSDLLANREIMRMALPVLKADYRAFDSYVCAADIQVQARIQALGGADDEVVTPAHLRAWASHSRNGYALMLFDGGHFYLHDHVDGIAEVLAEAAMCAR; this comes from the coding sequence ATGTCGAAAACCCCTGGGTGGATTCGAAAATTTCACAAACCCGCTGCGGAAACGCTGCCGCCACTCGTGCTGTTTCCACACGCCGGTAGCGGCGCTTCCACCTATCGCACCTTTTCCAAGCGGCTCAGTGCGGATTTCGACGTCCTGCTCGTGCAATATCCGGGGCGCCAGGACCGGGCTGCCGAACCGATGGCGACAAGCATCGCCGAACTGGCCGAAGGGGCGCTCGCGGCGTTCCTCGAATCACCGCACCGGCCCGATGTTCCGATAACAGTTTTCGGGCACAGCATGGGCGCGGTGGTGGCCTTCGAATTCGTGCGGCGAGCGGAGTCCGTCGGCATCGAAGTCGGGGTGCTCGGTGTCTCCAGCGCCGTGGCGCCCCCACTGGTGGTGGACCAGCCGCCGCATCCGTCCGAAGACGAGGCGCTGCTCGACCGGCTCGCCGCGCTCGACGGCACCGGGTCGGATCTGCTGGCCAACCGGGAGATCATGCGCATGGCGCTCCCCGTGCTCAAGGCCGATTACCGCGCATTCGACAGCTACGTCTGCGCGGCGGATATCCAGGTGCAGGCCAGAATTCAGGCGCTGGGCGGGGCCGACGACGAGGTCGTCACCCCAGCCCACCTGCGCGCGTGGGCTTCGCACAGCCGAAATGGCTACGCCCTCATGCTTTTCGATGGCGGACATTTCTACTTGCACGATCACGTCGACGGTATCGCCGAGGTGTTGGCTGAAGCCGCTATGTGCGCTAGATAG
- a CDS encoding SidA/IucD/PvdA family monooxygenase yields METLLVIGAGPKALAVAAKAHVMRALGLPAPRVVVVEAHAVGGNWLPSGGWTDGRHRLGTSPEKDVGFPYHSTWARGRNQEINAAMMAYSWTSFLIEQGTYAEWIDRGRPNPAHHVWAKYLQWVAHRIDLELVSGTVRSIGATADGWLVSATDPDGDAIRLAAAGLMITGPGASTKALADHSRVLSIAQFWDLAGRRSLPVSSRVAVIGGGETAGSALDELVRHGMLSISVISPMATIYTRGESYFENSLFSDPVKWAGLTVQERRDVIRRTDRGVFSVRVQESLLGDSRVHHLQGRAVRVAEQGDGVALTLRNEMRPDQLHTFDLVVDATGGQPLWFLDLFDQDAVDLLELAVGGRPTQERIEVSIGYDLAVSGMGTKLFLPNLAAVAQGPGFPNLSCLGELSDRVLGSGLSGRRSGAHLTGTGARPLG; encoded by the coding sequence GTGGAAACGCTTCTGGTGATCGGAGCTGGTCCGAAAGCCCTTGCGGTGGCGGCGAAAGCGCATGTGATGCGTGCCCTCGGCCTGCCCGCCCCGCGGGTGGTCGTCGTCGAGGCGCATGCAGTCGGCGGCAACTGGCTGCCGAGTGGCGGCTGGACCGACGGTAGGCACCGGCTGGGCACGAGCCCGGAAAAGGACGTCGGCTTCCCGTACCACTCGACCTGGGCTCGCGGGCGTAACCAAGAGATCAACGCGGCCATGATGGCCTACAGTTGGACGTCGTTCCTGATCGAGCAGGGCACCTACGCCGAATGGATCGATCGAGGTCGTCCAAACCCAGCCCATCACGTCTGGGCCAAGTATCTGCAGTGGGTGGCTCACCGGATCGATCTCGAACTCGTTTCCGGCACAGTGCGATCCATCGGCGCGACCGCCGACGGCTGGCTCGTCAGCGCGACGGATCCCGACGGCGACGCAATCAGGCTGGCGGCCGCCGGACTGATGATCACGGGCCCTGGCGCCAGCACCAAGGCTCTCGCCGACCATTCGCGAGTGCTGAGTATCGCGCAATTCTGGGATCTGGCCGGGCGGCGCAGCCTGCCCGTCTCGTCCCGGGTCGCCGTGATCGGTGGCGGCGAGACCGCGGGCTCGGCGTTGGACGAGCTGGTGCGCCACGGCATGCTGTCCATTTCGGTGATCTCGCCGATGGCCACGATCTACACCCGTGGTGAAAGCTATTTCGAGAACTCGCTGTTCAGCGACCCGGTCAAGTGGGCGGGATTGACCGTCCAGGAACGACGTGACGTCATTCGCAGAACCGACCGCGGCGTCTTCTCGGTGCGGGTGCAGGAGAGCCTGCTCGGCGACAGCCGGGTGCATCACCTGCAGGGGCGTGCCGTGCGCGTTGCCGAACAGGGTGACGGGGTGGCGCTGACCCTGCGTAACGAGATGCGTCCGGATCAGTTGCATACGTTCGACTTGGTCGTCGATGCCACGGGTGGGCAGCCGCTATGGTTCCTCGACCTCTTCGATCAGGACGCGGTTGACCTGCTGGAGCTGGCGGTCGGCGGCAGGCCGACCCAAGAGCGGATCGAGGTGTCGATCGGCTACGACCTCGCGGTGTCGGGTATGGGCACGAAGCTCTTCCTGCCGAACCTGGCCGCAGTCGCACAGGGGCCTGGATTCCCGAATCTCAGTTGTCTCGGCGAACTTTCGGATCGCGTGCTGGGTTCGGGGCTGTCCGGGCGGCGGTCTGGTGCGCACTTGACGGGCACCGGCGCACGACCGCTCGGGTGA